One part of the uncultured Bacteroides sp. genome encodes these proteins:
- the rfbB gene encoding dTDP-glucose 4,6-dehydratase has translation MKTYLVTGAAGFIGANYLKYILAKHNDIKVVVLDLLTYAGNLGTIAGDIDNTRCEFVKGDICDCELVDKLFAQYQFDYVVNFAAESHVDRSIENPQLFLMTNILGTQNLLDAARRCWVTGKDEQGYPTWREGVRFHQVSTDEVYGSLGAEGYFHETTPLCPHSPYSASKTSADMFVMAYFDTYKMPVSITRCSNNYGPYHFPEKLIPLIIKNILEGKNLPVYGDGKNVRDWLYVEDHCKAIDLVVREGRVGEVYNVGGHNEKQNIEIVKLTIATIHQMMTENAAYREVLKKKEYNEKGELSIDWINESLITFVKDRLGHDQRYAIDPTKITNELGWYPETKFEVGIVKTIKWYLENQSWVEEVTSGDYQKYYEKMYGNK, from the coding sequence ATGAAAACTTATTTGGTGACAGGAGCTGCCGGATTTATCGGGGCTAACTATCTGAAATATATTCTTGCAAAACATAATGATATAAAAGTTGTAGTACTTGACTTGCTGACTTATGCGGGTAACCTGGGTACTATTGCCGGAGATATAGATAACACTCGTTGCGAATTTGTAAAGGGTGATATTTGTGACTGCGAGCTTGTTGATAAACTATTTGCTCAATATCAGTTCGACTATGTAGTAAACTTTGCTGCAGAAAGTCACGTGGACAGAAGTATTGAAAACCCTCAGTTGTTCCTGATGACTAATATCCTTGGAACACAGAATCTACTGGATGCGGCTCGTCGTTGTTGGGTGACTGGTAAAGACGAACAAGGCTATCCAACCTGGCGCGAAGGAGTACGTTTCCATCAGGTTTCTACTGATGAAGTTTACGGTAGCCTTGGAGCAGAAGGATATTTCCACGAAACTACTCCTCTTTGTCCTCATAGCCCTTACAGCGCTTCAAAGACTAGTGCCGATATGTTTGTAATGGCTTACTTCGATACCTATAAAATGCCGGTAAGCATCACCCGTTGTTCAAATAACTACGGTCCTTACCATTTCCCCGAAAAACTAATTCCACTTATTATAAAGAATATTCTCGAAGGAAAGAATCTTCCTGTTTATGGAGATGGCAAGAATGTGCGCGACTGGTTGTATGTTGAAGACCATTGCAAAGCAATCGATTTGGTAGTTCGTGAAGGCAGAGTGGGAGAGGTTTACAATGTAGGCGGACACAATGAAAAGCAAAATATTGAAATTGTGAAGCTGACTATTGCTACTATTCACCAGATGATGACAGAGAATGCGGCTTATCGCGAGGTGCTTAAGAAAAAGGAATATAACGAAAAAGGTGAACTCTCTATCGATTGGATTAATGAATCACTGATTACATTTGTGAAAGACCGTCTTGGTCATGATCAGCGATATGCCATTGATCCTACTAAGATAACCAATGAACTTGGCTGGTATCCCGAAACTAAGTTCGAGGTTGGAATTGTGAAAACAATTAAGTGGTATCTGGAAAATCAAAGCTGGGTAGAAGAAGTTACCAGCGGAGATTATCAGAAGTACTACGAAAAAATGTACGGAAACAAATGA
- the rfbA gene encoding glucose-1-phosphate thymidylyltransferase RfbA: MKGIILAGGSATRLYPLSKAISKQIMPVYDKPMIYYPLSTLMLAGIREVLVISTPRDLPMFRDLLGTGEELGMKFEYKIQEKPNGLAQAFVLGAEFLNGEPGCLILGDNMFYGQGFSSMLHRAASINKGACIFGYYVKDPRAYGVAEFDETGKVISLEEKPENPKSNYAVPGLYFYDSTVTEKAAGLQPSARGEYEITDLNKLYLEERTLKVELFGRGFAWLDTGNCDSLLEASNFVATIQNRQGFYVSCIEEIAWRNGWISTEQLNKLGQHLSKTEYGKYLIELAKTK; this comes from the coding sequence ATGAAAGGAATAATTCTTGCCGGAGGAAGTGCAACACGTCTTTATCCGCTTTCCAAAGCTATATCAAAACAAATCATGCCGGTGTATGATAAGCCAATGATTTATTACCCGTTGTCTACATTGATGCTGGCTGGAATCCGTGAAGTCTTGGTTATTTCTACTCCTCGCGATCTTCCTATGTTTAGAGACTTGCTGGGAACAGGTGAAGAACTTGGTATGAAATTTGAATATAAAATTCAGGAAAAACCAAACGGACTGGCACAGGCTTTTGTTCTTGGTGCCGAATTTCTGAATGGCGAACCGGGATGTTTGATTTTGGGTGATAATATGTTCTACGGACAAGGTTTTTCATCTATGCTTCATCGTGCGGCAAGCATTAATAAAGGTGCATGTATCTTTGGCTATTATGTAAAAGATCCTCGTGCTTATGGAGTGGCTGAGTTTGATGAAACCGGAAAAGTTATCTCTCTGGAAGAGAAGCCGGAAAATCCAAAGAGCAATTATGCGGTTCCTGGTCTTTATTTTTACGACTCAACCGTAACAGAGAAAGCTGCTGGTCTGCAACCTTCTGCCCGTGGTGAATATGAAATTACCGACTTAAATAAATTATATCTGGAAGAGAGGACTTTAAAAGTAGAACTTTTTGGTCGTGGATTTGCATGGCTTGATACAGGAAATTGCGACAGCTTGCTCGAAGCTTCAAACTTTGTGGCAACCATTCAGAACCGTCAGGGATTTTATGTGAGCTGCATTGAAGAAATTGCATGGCGTAATGGCTGGATTTCAACTGAGCAGTTGAACAAGCTTGGACAGCATTTATCAAAAACTGAGTATGGTAAATACCTCATAGAATTAGCAAAAACAAAATAA
- a CDS encoding DUF5034 domain-containing protein, with protein MKYLLRTMLVLAVFLGMGFDCQGYWDEEPEYKSCKLTDFQLHHMNNEGKQSVEATSDGIKKEAYILRIDLITDSLISNYNYSFYKLEDGIIKLDINTINTFNQDYPAGADIRTCFTNYPGTVEQGIADYTQKGYTIDIMTGSKIYLALRTIPQVGLHSFKVTLTLASGKKIEKETTPIALY; from the coding sequence ATGAAATATTTATTACGTACAATGCTTGTCTTAGCTGTCTTCCTTGGCATGGGATTTGATTGCCAAGGTTATTGGGATGAAGAACCCGAATACAAAAGTTGCAAGCTGACCGATTTCCAGCTTCATCATATGAATAATGAGGGCAAACAATCCGTTGAGGCCACCTCGGACGGAATAAAGAAAGAGGCTTATATATTGCGAATAGATCTGATTACAGATTCATTAATAAGCAATTATAATTATTCCTTTTACAAATTAGAGGATGGAATTATCAAACTAGACATTAACACTATAAATACTTTTAATCAAGATTATCCTGCCGGAGCAGATATAAGAACTTGCTTCACAAATTACCCAGGAACGGTAGAACAAGGTATTGCGGATTATACTCAAAAAGGATACACCATCGATATAATGACAGGCTCTAAAATTTATCTGGCTTTACGAACCATCCCTCAAGTCGGTTTACACTCCTTTAAGGTTACACTAACCTTGGCTAGCGGAAAAAAGATAGAAAAAGAAACAACTCCAATTGCTTTATACTAA
- a CDS encoding metallophosphoesterase family protein — protein sequence MVRIGLLSDTHGYWDEKYLKYFENCDEIWHVGDIGSMDVAEKLAAFRPLRAVYGNIDGQDIRKTYPQINRFTIEGAEVLMKHIGGYPGNYDPSIRGSILVRPPKLFISGHSHILKVKYDKTLGMLHINPGAAGIYGFHKVRTMVRFVIDNGEFKDLEVIELAG from the coding sequence ATGGTAAGAATTGGTTTATTGTCAGACACTCACGGTTACTGGGATGAAAAATACCTGAAATATTTTGAAAATTGTGATGAAATTTGGCATGTAGGAGATATAGGATCTATGGACGTTGCAGAGAAACTAGCAGCTTTTCGCCCCTTAAGGGCTGTGTATGGGAACATTGACGGACAGGATATTCGCAAGACTTATCCACAGATAAACCGTTTTACCATTGAAGGCGCCGAAGTTTTAATGAAACACATTGGTGGTTATCCGGGGAATTATGATCCATCAATTCGTGGAAGTATTCTGGTTCGTCCTCCAAAATTATTTATCAGCGGGCATTCACATATATTGAAAGTAAAGTATGACAAAACTCTTGGCATGCTTCACATTAATCCGGGTGCAGCCGGTATCTATGGTTTTCACAAAGTACGTACCATGGTTCGTTTTGTTATAGATAATGGAGAATTTAAAGATCTTGAAGTTATAGAACTGGCTGGATAA